The DNA region CCGGGCCGGCGTCCCCGCCGACGTCCGACCCCCGCGATCGGGACTCCGCGTTCTGGGACCCCTGGACCGCGCCCCCCACCTTCGGCCGCGCCGCCCCGGCGGTGCCGCCGTCTCCGCCCGCCCCGGGCCCTGCTCCCGCGCCCCTTGAGGACGCCCGTCCCGCCGCGTCTCGGTCGTCGTCTGCTGCGGTCCCGGACTCGGACTCAAGCGCCTCCGCGCCCGCGCCCCTTGAGGACGCCCGTCCCACCGAGTCCCGGTCGCCGTCTGCTCCGGCCCCGGGTTCGGGCTCAAGCGCCTCCGCGCCCGCGTCGCGTGAGGACGCCCGTCCCGCCGCGTCCCGGCCGCTGTCGGCGCCCGCGCTGGGCCCTGCCGCCCCTGCGGCTACGCCCGACCCGGGCCCTGTCGACCGGTCCGCGACGCCCGAGGATGCCCGCCCCGCCGAGCCAAAACCCGCTCCCGGCTCGACGGCACGCCACGACGCGCGCCCGTCGTCGGCGGAGGCAGAGGCGGAGGTGGGGGCGGCGTCGCGCTCGCCGGACCGGGAGCTGGCCTCGTCGGAGGCTGCGCCGACGCCCCCTTCGGACGACGCCACCGGGGACGCCGGCAGCGCTCAGCCGTGGGACCCGTGGAACGCGCCGCCGACGTTCGGCCGCCGGGCCGAGGAACCCCGCCCGGAAGCCGAGCCGGTGGCCGAGTCCCCGGACGTCGCCGAGGAGTCCTGGGAGGACCCGTGGACCGCCGCTCCGACCTTCGGCGGCGCGGTGCACGAGGAGCCCGAGGACACTCCGCCCCCGGCCACGCCGCCGCCCCCGCCCCGTAGCTGGGACTCCTGGGTGACCCCGCGTGCGGCCACGCCCACCGCCCCCGCGCCGGCGGAGAGTTGGAGCAGCCCCACTCCGGCCCCGACCGCGGCCCCGGCCCCGGCTACGCCGCCGGAGCCCGAGCAGGCGCCCCGAGCCCCCGGCGCCGAGCGTCCCACGGCCCCGCGGCGCGACGACGACGTGGCCGGCGGCGGGGACGAAGCGCCGCCCGAGCCGACGCCGGGACGGCCGCAACCCTCCTTCAGGGACGACGCGTTGGAGACCGCCGCCAGCGAGGTCGAGGACGAGGCCGCCCGGGCGCCCGAGCCCACGCCGAGTCCGGCGGCGGAAGTCGGCGCGCAGCAACGGCCGTACCAAGAACGGCAGTTCGGCGCGTCGACCCCACAACGCCACCCCGTGTCCGCGACACCGCCGGCGCCCGAACCTCCGGCGCCCGAAGCTCCGGCGCCCGCACCCCGCCGGCCGCGGACGACGACCAGCCGGTGGCCGCGGATGCCCGCGCCGACACCGACGTCACCGACCCCGCCACCCCCGCTGCCACCTCCACCGCCGCGCCCCGCGAGGGGAGTTCCGCGGGGGAGACCGCGTTCGGGGTCGGAGAGGTGCGGTGGGCCCCGGAGTTGCCGCCGGGCTGGGTCCCGGCGCAGGGCGCGCGAGCCGAGGACGTACGGGAGCCGGAGGTGGTGGGCGGCGGGCCGCCGACGTACGGCCCGGAGCCGACCGCGTGGCCGGAGGCCCAACCGGACGCGCTGGACGGGCTGTTGGCGGACACGGTGCTGGACGGCGCGAGCTACGGCACGTGGACGCTGCGCACGGCGTCGATCCGTGGCGACTCCGCGCGCTATCGCGGCCAGCCCCGCCGCGACGCCCTGCTGACCGCCCGCTTCGGCGACGGGGACGACGCGCTGCTGCTGATCGCGGTGGCGAGCGGCGCGCGCGCCGCGGACGACGCGCACCGGGCCGCCCAGGACGCGGTCCGCTGGATCGCCGGGGCGGTCGGCCGCAGCAGGGCCCGGCTCGCGGACGACCTGCGGGCCGCCCGGCGCGGTTCGCTGAAGTCCGGGCTGCACCGGCTGACCGACCGCTGCTACGGCAGGCTGCGGGCCCGCGGCGAGGACCTGGGCCTGGACGAGGGCACGTACACCGCCTCGCTGCGCTGCCTGCTGCTGCCCGCCGACCCCGAGAGCCGGGTCCGGCTGTTTTTCGGGGTGGGGGAGGGCGGCCTGTTCCGCATCAGGGACGGTGCCTGGCAGGACCTGGACCTGGCGCCGGACGCGGCCTCCGCGCCGTTCCGGTTCCGGGCCACCGTGGCCCAGCCGGGCGACGCGCTGGTGATGTCCAGCGCGGGCCTGGCCGAACCGCTGCGCGGCGAACCGGAGTTGGGCGCACATCTGGCCGCGCGCTGGGGCGGCGGCCGGGTCCCGGGCCTGGCCGCGTACCTCGCCGACGCGCAGACCCGGGTGAAGGGTTACGCCGACGACCGCACCGTCGTGACGGTCTGGGACGCCTGAGCCCGCGAGACGCCTGAGCCCGCGATACGTCGGACGAATACCCCCGACCCTCAAGAACTCGTCAGAGCATGACTGGACGCAACCGGCGTGGGCATGCCTATCGGCAGAGACCAAAGGGGAAGCAGGACGCGCGATCGGGGGAAGCACACGGACATCACGGGGTTCCGGTTACGGCACACGGTCGCTCAATCCGACCTGCCCGCTGTCGCCGAGACGCGAAGACTGCTGCGGGAGTCGCTACGGCGGTGGGGAGTCCCGACACTGACCGACACCGCCGAACTGCTCACGACCGAACTGGTCACGAACGCGCTGCAGCACACGGCGGGCGGCGCCGTCCTGACCGCGACCCTCACCGAGGAACCGGGCGCGCCCGACGCGCCGCCCGGGAGACCGGTGGCGGCCCGCCTGCGCGTCGAGGTCCACGACTCGCTGGCCCGCCGCCCCAGCCCCGACACGCCCCACCGCGCGGCAGCGGCGGCCGAGGCGGGCGACCACGGCACCTCCGGCCGCGGCCTGCTCCTCGTCCAGGCCCTCGCCGACGCCTGGGGCGCCCACCCCCGCGGCACCGGCAAGGTGGTCTGGTTCGAACTGCGGGCGAGACCGGCGTAACCGCCCTGGCGGCACGAGCAGACGGACCATCGGCCGTCACGCACGGAAAAAGGCGGTCCCGGGCCGGCCCCGACCGCGACAGCGGAGGGACACCGGACCCGGGACCGCCCCAGCCCGAGAACGAACGGACGCTCAGCCGAACTGCCGCTCCATCTCGGCGAGTTTGCGCTCCAGCGAGTCCAGCCGCGGCAGCGTCATCGTGTCGTCCTCGGCCGTGAGGTCCACCGTCCGCGCCACCGGCGCCTCCGCGCCGCCCGCCTGCGCGCCGGAGGGCGAACCCGCCTCGTCCCGCACCGGCTGCAACGCCGGAAGCGCCCGCACGGGCAGCTCCCCGGCCGGAAGCTCCCCCGGCGCGCCCGCGGGGGCGCCCGCCGCGCCGGCCCCTATGGCAGGCTCCGTCGACGCCTGTCCCGACGCCGCGCCCCCGGCCGGCAACTCCACCTGACGCCCGCCGCGCGGACCCCGCGGCCAGGTCCGGTGCTGCCGGGTGAGCGCCTTGATCCGGGCCCGCTCCATCCGGTCGTGGTCACGGCGCCGCGCGTTGTTCTG from Actinacidiphila sp. DG2A-62 includes:
- a CDS encoding protein phosphatase 2C domain-containing protein codes for the protein MAADARADTDVTDPATPAATSTAAPREGSSAGETAFGVGEVRWAPELPPGWVPAQGARAEDVREPEVVGGGPPTYGPEPTAWPEAQPDALDGLLADTVLDGASYGTWTLRTASIRGDSARYRGQPRRDALLTARFGDGDDALLLIAVASGARAADDAHRAAQDAVRWIAGAVGRSRARLADDLRAARRGSLKSGLHRLTDRCYGRLRARGEDLGLDEGTYTASLRCLLLPADPESRVRLFFGVGEGGLFRIRDGAWQDLDLAPDAASAPFRFRATVAQPGDALVMSSAGLAEPLRGEPELGAHLAARWGGGRVPGLAAYLADAQTRVKGYADDRTVVTVWDA
- a CDS encoding ATP-binding protein, with product MPIGRDQRGSRTRDRGKHTDITGFRLRHTVAQSDLPAVAETRRLLRESLRRWGVPTLTDTAELLTTELVTNALQHTAGGAVLTATLTEEPGAPDAPPGRPVAARLRVEVHDSLARRPSPDTPHRAAAAAEAGDHGTSGRGLLLVQALADAWGAHPRGTGKVVWFELRARPA